One Serinus canaria isolate serCan28SL12 chromosome Z, serCan2020, whole genome shotgun sequence DNA window includes the following coding sequences:
- the PCGF3 gene encoding polycomb group RING finger protein 3 isoform X1 — translation MSLPQTPKMLTRKIKLWDINAHITCRLCNGYLIDATTVTECLHTFCRSCLVKYLEENNTCPTCRIVIHQSHPLQYIGHDRTMQDIVYKLVPGLQEAEMKKQREFYHKLGMEVPGDIKGETCSTKQHLDSHRNGETKADENINKETSEEKQEEDNDYHRSDEQVSICLECNSSKLRGLKRKWIRCSAQATVLHLKKFIAKKLNLSSFNELDILCNEEILGKDHTLKFVVVTRWRFKKAPLLLHYRPKMDLL, via the exons ATGTCTCTTCCTCAGACACCAAAGATGCTAACAAGGAAGATTAAGCTTTGGGACATTAATGCCCATATAACCTGTCGTCTGTGCAATGGATACCTGATTGATGCTACTACTGTAACAGAATGCTTGCATACTT TCTGTAGAAGCTGCCTAGTGAAATATTTGGAGGAAAACAACACCTGTCCAACCTGTAGGATTGTTATACATCAGAGCCATCCATTACAGTATATTGG TCATGACAGAACAATGCAAGATATTGTTTACAAACTTGTGCCAGGCCTCCAAGAAG cggaaatgaaaaagcaaagggAGTTTTATCACAAACTGGGCATGGAAGTTCCAGGGGACATCAAAGGGGAGACTTGTTCTACAAAACAGCACCTAGATTCTCATCGAAATG GTGAAACTAAAGCagatgaaaatataaataaagaaacttcagaggaaaaacaggaagaagATAATGACTACCACCGAAGTGATGAACAG GTAAGCATCTGCTTGGAGTGCAATAGCAGCAAACTGCGTGGATTGAAACGAAAATGGATTCGTTGCTCTGCACAAGCAACAGTCTTGCATCTAAAGAAGTTCATTGCCAAAAAACTCAACCTTTCTTCTTTCAATGag CTGGACATATTATGCAATGAAGAGATTCTTGGCAAGGACCATACGCTCAAGTTTGTAGTTGTTACTAGATGGAGATTTAAG AAAGCACCTCTACTGCTACATTATAGACCCAAAATGGACTTGCTGTAA
- the PCGF3 gene encoding polycomb group RING finger protein 3 isoform X2 — MLTRKIKLWDINAHITCRLCNGYLIDATTVTECLHTFCRSCLVKYLEENNTCPTCRIVIHQSHPLQYIGHDRTMQDIVYKLVPGLQEAEMKKQREFYHKLGMEVPGDIKGETCSTKQHLDSHRNGETKADENINKETSEEKQEEDNDYHRSDEQVSICLECNSSKLRGLKRKWIRCSAQATVLHLKKFIAKKLNLSSFNELDILCNEEILGKDHTLKFVVVTRWRFKKAPLLLHYRPKMDLL; from the exons ATGCTAACAAGGAAGATTAAGCTTTGGGACATTAATGCCCATATAACCTGTCGTCTGTGCAATGGATACCTGATTGATGCTACTACTGTAACAGAATGCTTGCATACTT TCTGTAGAAGCTGCCTAGTGAAATATTTGGAGGAAAACAACACCTGTCCAACCTGTAGGATTGTTATACATCAGAGCCATCCATTACAGTATATTGG TCATGACAGAACAATGCAAGATATTGTTTACAAACTTGTGCCAGGCCTCCAAGAAG cggaaatgaaaaagcaaagggAGTTTTATCACAAACTGGGCATGGAAGTTCCAGGGGACATCAAAGGGGAGACTTGTTCTACAAAACAGCACCTAGATTCTCATCGAAATG GTGAAACTAAAGCagatgaaaatataaataaagaaacttcagaggaaaaacaggaagaagATAATGACTACCACCGAAGTGATGAACAG GTAAGCATCTGCTTGGAGTGCAATAGCAGCAAACTGCGTGGATTGAAACGAAAATGGATTCGTTGCTCTGCACAAGCAACAGTCTTGCATCTAAAGAAGTTCATTGCCAAAAAACTCAACCTTTCTTCTTTCAATGag CTGGACATATTATGCAATGAAGAGATTCTTGGCAAGGACCATACGCTCAAGTTTGTAGTTGTTACTAGATGGAGATTTAAG AAAGCACCTCTACTGCTACATTATAGACCCAAAATGGACTTGCTGTAA